A portion of the Rhinolophus sinicus isolate RSC01 linkage group LG03, ASM3656204v1, whole genome shotgun sequence genome contains these proteins:
- the LOC109448264 gene encoding acyl-coenzyme A thioesterase 1 isoform X2: MALAYYNYEDLPKSMETLHLEYFEEAVNYLCNHPQVKGPGVGLLGISKGAELCLSMASFLKGITAVVMINGSMINVGGALHYKDETLPPIGLDPNRIKVTKDGLADILDILNSPLEESNQKSIIPVERAESTFLFIVGQDDHNWKSEFYANEASKLLQANGKEKPQIICYPGTGHYIEPPYFPMCRASLHTLVGRPVIWGGEPRAHAMAQEDAWKQIQIFFHKHLGGEKGTIPPKLESFI; encoded by the exons ATGGCTTTGGCTTATTATAACTATGAAGACCTCCCCAAGAGCATGGAGACCCTCCACTTGGAGTACTTTGAAGAAGCTGTGAACTACCTGTGTAATCACCCTCAG GTAAAGGGTCCAGGAGTCGGGCTGCTTGGAATTTCCAAAGGGGCTGAGCTCTGCCTCTCCATGGCCTCGTTCCTGAAGGGCATCACTGCCGTAGTCATGATCAATGGCTCAATGATCAATGTTGGAGGAGCCTTACACTACAAGGATGAGACTCTGCCCCCTATAGGTCTGGACCCAAATCGAATCAAGGTGACTAAAGATGGCTTGGCAGACATTTTGGATATCCTGAACAGCCCTTTGGAAGAATCTAACCAGAAGAGCATCATTCCTGTGGAAAGGGCTGAGAGCACCTTCCTGTTCATTGTAGGTCAGGATGACCATAACTGGAAGAGTGAATTCTATGCTAATGAGGCCTCTAAGCTCTTACAGGCCAATGGTAAAGAGAAGCCCCAGATCATCTGTTACCCAGGGACTGGACACTACATTGAACCTCCTTACTTCCCCATGTGCAGGGCTTCCCTGCACACTTTGGTGGGCCGTCCCGTCATCTGGGGAGGGGAGCCCAGGGCTCATGCCATGGCCCAGGAGGATGCTTGGAAGCAGATCCAGATTTTCTTCCACAAACACTtgggtggggaaaagggaacaatCCCACCAAAACTGGAATCTTTTATTTGA
- the LOC109448264 gene encoding acyl-coenzyme A thioesterase 1 isoform X1 has product MMASSPAVLRASGLCLRSPKSWAWLSGLPKVRPGGPVSWAPARMAATVTLEPAGRCSWDEPVHIVVRSLAQGQQVTLRASLRDEKGVLFRAHARYCADARGELDLTRASALGGSFTGLEPMGLLWALEPEKPFLRLVKRDVQTPFAVELEVLDGHEPEGGRLLGRTVHERHFLPPGVRREPVRAGRVRATLFLPPEPGPFPGIVDIFGAGGGLLEYRASLLAGKGFAVMALAYYNYEDLPKSMETLHLEYFEEAVNYLCNHPQVKGPGVGLLGISKGAELCLSMASFLKGITAVVMINGSMINVGGALHYKDETLPPIGLDPNRIKVTKDGLADILDILNSPLEESNQKSIIPVERAESTFLFIVGQDDHNWKSEFYANEASKLLQANGKEKPQIICYPGTGHYIEPPYFPMCRASLHTLVGRPVIWGGEPRAHAMAQEDAWKQIQIFFHKHLGGEKGTIPPKLESFI; this is encoded by the exons ATGATGGCCTCTTCTCCCGCTGTCCTGCGAGCGTCGGGACTCTGCCTAAGAAGCCCAAAGAGTTGGGCGTGGCTATCCGGGCTCCCAAAGGTGAGGCCTGGTGGCCCGGTCTCCTGGGCCCCTGCCCGGATGGCAGCGACCGTGACGCTGGAGCCCGCCGGCCGCTGCAGCTGGGACGAGCCGGTCCACATCGTCGTGCGCAGCCTGGCCCAAGGGCAGCAGGTCACGCTGCGCGCCTCCCTGCGCGACGAGAAGGGCGTGCTCTTCCGGGCCCACGCGCGATACTGCGCCGACGCCCGTGGCGAGCTGGACCTGACACGCGCGTCTGCGCTGGGCGGCAGCTTCACGGGGCTCGAACCCATGGGACTCCTCTGGGCTTTGGAGCCCGAGAAGCCCTTTCTGCGGCTGGTGAAGCGGGACGTGCAGACTCCATTCGCGGTGGAGCTGGAGGTGCTCGACGGTCACGAGCCGGAGGGCGGGCGGCTCCTGGGCAGGACGGTGCACGAGCGCCACTTCCTTCCCCCCGGGGTGCGGCGGGAGCCGGTGCGCGCGGGCCGGGTGCGCGCCACGCTCTTCCTGCCGCCAG aaCCTGGGCCCTTTCCTGGGATTGTGGACATTTTTGGAGCTGGAGGTGGCCTTCTGGAATATCGAGCTAGTCTGCTGGCTGGGAAGGGTTTTGCTGTGATGGCTTTGGCTTATTATAACTATGAAGACCTCCCCAAGAGCATGGAGACCCTCCACTTGGAGTACTTTGAAGAAGCTGTGAACTACCTGTGTAATCACCCTCAG GTAAAGGGTCCAGGAGTCGGGCTGCTTGGAATTTCCAAAGGGGCTGAGCTCTGCCTCTCCATGGCCTCGTTCCTGAAGGGCATCACTGCCGTAGTCATGATCAATGGCTCAATGATCAATGTTGGAGGAGCCTTACACTACAAGGATGAGACTCTGCCCCCTATAGGTCTGGACCCAAATCGAATCAAGGTGACTAAAGATGGCTTGGCAGACATTTTGGATATCCTGAACAGCCCTTTGGAAGAATCTAACCAGAAGAGCATCATTCCTGTGGAAAGGGCTGAGAGCACCTTCCTGTTCATTGTAGGTCAGGATGACCATAACTGGAAGAGTGAATTCTATGCTAATGAGGCCTCTAAGCTCTTACAGGCCAATGGTAAAGAGAAGCCCCAGATCATCTGTTACCCAGGGACTGGACACTACATTGAACCTCCTTACTTCCCCATGTGCAGGGCTTCCCTGCACACTTTGGTGGGCCGTCCCGTCATCTGGGGAGGGGAGCCCAGGGCTCATGCCATGGCCCAGGAGGATGCTTGGAAGCAGATCCAGATTTTCTTCCACAAACACTtgggtggggaaaagggaacaatCCCACCAAAACTGGAATCTTTTATTTGA